From a single Desulfonispora thiosulfatigenes DSM 11270 genomic region:
- the mgtA gene encoding magnesium-translocating P-type ATPase, translating into MKFKITENKTNSAMIEKNKKKDKIFENLLQFGLLEEENMFKELKTNSKGLTGEDAEERINEYGHNEINYSNEVTWLKKLVSAFINPFSVVLIILAMVSFFTDYIIAAPEDRSLITAIIIVTMVTISGALRFIQEGRSNKAGEKLKAMIKTTATVFRNENNVEIPISDIVPGDVIKLTAGDMIPADVRIIYSKDLFISQSSMTGESEPVEKFSELPQATRAKKSLSPLELENLAFMGTNVISGIAMAVVITTGNDTCIGTMADAITEKREATSFDKGVNSVSWLLIRFMMCMVPVVFIINGVTKGDWLQAFLFALSVAVGLTPEMLPMIVTTNLAKGAVMMSKRKTIVKNLNAIQNFGAMNILCTDKTGTLTEDKIILERHLDISGNEDIRVLRHGYLNSYFQTGLKNLLDVAILEHGDEEGFSNLNTMYEKVDEIPFDFTRRRMSVVLEDKNGKTQLITKGAVEEMLAICRFAEYKGNVEELTDEIKNEILETVDELNAYGMRVVAVAQKTNPSPEGVFSIKDESDMVLMGYIGFLDPPKETSADAIKALHEYGVEVKVLTGDNEKVTRYVCNKVGINANNILLGSDIETMTDADLKISVEETNIFAKLSPQQKSRVVSVLRSNGHVVGFMGDGINDAPAMRKADVGISVDTAVDIAKESADIILLEKDLMVLERGVIEGRKTFANIIKYIKMTASSNFGNMFSVLVACAFLPFLPMLPVQILVLNLIYDISCISIPWDNVDTEYLKKPRKWDASSIGSFMRFIGPTSSVFDITTYLLMFFVICPAVCGGAYGAPGVDNILFMSLFNAGWFVESLWSQTLVIHMIRTPKIPFIQSRASLPVLTLTTIAISIGTIIPYTAFGKMMGMAAMPPIYFLWLATTILAYMVLVTLLKKLYIRRYGQFL; encoded by the coding sequence ATGAAATTTAAAATAACTGAAAATAAAACAAACTCAGCAATGATAGAAAAAAATAAAAAGAAAGATAAAATCTTTGAAAACTTACTTCAATTTGGATTGCTTGAAGAAGAGAATATGTTCAAAGAACTTAAAACCAATAGTAAAGGACTTACAGGGGAAGATGCCGAAGAAAGAATAAATGAGTATGGACATAATGAAATAAATTACAGTAATGAAGTGACATGGCTCAAAAAGCTTGTTAGTGCATTTATTAACCCATTTTCTGTAGTTCTTATAATACTTGCAATGGTTTCTTTCTTTACAGACTATATAATTGCAGCTCCAGAGGATAGAAGTTTAATAACTGCTATTATTATAGTTACAATGGTTACAATAAGTGGTGCTCTTCGCTTTATTCAAGAAGGTAGATCAAATAAGGCTGGGGAAAAGTTAAAGGCAATGATTAAAACTACAGCTACTGTCTTTCGTAATGAAAATAATGTTGAAATTCCTATATCAGATATTGTTCCAGGAGATGTTATCAAGCTTACTGCTGGTGATATGATTCCAGCCGATGTGAGAATCATTTATTCTAAGGATCTATTTATTAGTCAATCTTCTATGACAGGAGAGTCAGAACCAGTAGAAAAATTTAGTGAATTACCACAAGCTACAAGAGCAAAAAAATCATTAAGCCCTCTTGAACTTGAAAACTTAGCATTTATGGGAACTAATGTTATTAGTGGTATAGCTATGGCGGTTGTAATTACCACTGGAAATGATACATGTATTGGAACTATGGCAGATGCAATTACTGAAAAAAGAGAAGCAACAAGCTTTGATAAAGGAGTTAATTCAGTAAGCTGGTTATTAATAAGATTTATGATGTGCATGGTTCCAGTTGTATTTATAATTAATGGAGTAACAAAAGGAGATTGGCTTCAAGCATTTTTATTTGCATTATCAGTTGCAGTGGGACTTACACCAGAAATGCTTCCAATGATTGTTACTACAAACCTTGCAAAAGGTGCAGTAATGATGTCTAAACGTAAAACTATAGTGAAAAATTTAAATGCAATACAAAATTTTGGAGCTATGAATATTTTATGTACTGATAAAACAGGAACACTTACAGAAGATAAGATTATTTTAGAACGTCACCTTGATATTAGTGGTAATGAAGATATAAGAGTATTAAGACATGGCTATTTAAATAGTTATTTTCAAACTGGACTTAAGAATTTACTTGATGTAGCAATACTTGAACATGGCGATGAAGAAGGGTTTTCAAACTTAAATACAATGTATGAAAAGGTAGATGAAATTCCATTTGATTTTACCCGTCGTAGAATGTCAGTAGTGCTAGAAGATAAAAATGGTAAAACTCAGCTTATTACAAAGGGTGCAGTAGAAGAAATGCTAGCAATATGTAGATTTGCTGAATATAAAGGAAATGTAGAAGAGCTTACTGATGAAATAAAGAATGAAATTCTTGAAACTGTTGATGAGCTTAATGCATATGGAATGAGAGTTGTTGCAGTAGCTCAAAAAACAAATCCATCACCAGAGGGAGTATTCTCTATTAAAGATGAATCTGACATGGTGCTGATGGGTTATATAGGTTTCCTAGATCCACCTAAGGAAACATCTGCGGATGCAATAAAAGCTTTGCATGAATATGGAGTAGAGGTTAAAGTGCTAACAGGTGATAATGAGAAAGTAACAAGATATGTATGTAACAAAGTTGGCATCAATGCAAATAATATACTTTTAGGTTCTGATATTGAAACTATGACTGATGCAGATCTTAAAATTTCTGTTGAGGAAACTAATATTTTTGCGAAATTATCACCACAACAAAAATCCAGGGTGGTATCAGTTTTAAGAAGTAACGGACATGTTGTAGGATTTATGGGAGATGGAATTAATGATGCTCCTGCAATGAGAAAGGCTGATGTAGGCATTTCTGTTGATACCGCAGTTGATATAGCAAAAGAATCTGCTGACATCATTCTACTAGAAAAGGATTTAATGGTACTTGAAAGAGGCGTAATTGAAGGGCGTAAAACTTTTGCAAATATCATTAAGTATATTAAAATGACTGCAAGTTCTAATTTTGGAAATATGTTTAGTGTATTAGTTGCATGTGCCTTTTTACCTTTTTTACCAATGTTACCTGTTCAAATACTAGTTTTAAATCTTATATATGATATATCTTGTATCTCAATTCCATGGGATAATGTAGATACTGAATATCTAAAGAAACCTCGTAAGTGGGATGCTTCTTCAATCGGAAGTTTTATGCGCTTTATAGGACCAACAAGCTCAGTATTTGATATTACAACTTATTTATTAATGTTCTTCGTTATATGTCCAGCAGTTTGTGGTGGGGCTTATGGTGCACCAGGTGTGGATAATATATTATTTATGTCATTATTTAATGCTGGATGGTTTGTAGAGTCATTATGGTCTCAAACTTTAGTTATTCATATGATAAGAACTCCAAAGATACCATTTATTCAAAGTCGAGCATCTTTACCAGTGCTGACTTTAACAACAATAGCAATCTCAATAGGTACAATTATACCATATACAGCTTTTGGTAAAATGATGGGGATGGCAGCCATGCCACCAATATACTTTTTATGGTTAGCAACTACAATATTAGCTTATATGGTATTAGTAACGCTACTAAAAAAATTATATATAAGAAGATATGGTCAATTTTTATAG
- a CDS encoding cation-translocating P-type ATPase, translating into MTEQEIKELQGLTSQEAKKLQEEFGKNELVAEKKESFVHKIFHVITEPMFLLLIIAAGIYFILGEPKDGAIMLVFVVGIISIEVIQEWKTDKTLKALKDLSAPHIKVLRDGIEKTINSADLVPSDIMYIAEGVKVPADGVVLRASTLCVDESSLTGEAEGVWKVTTENKDKNSTDYWRTDYCYAGTLVTQGTGVVLVDKIGSETEYGKIGQNVMSAPDSPTPLQKQIGKIVKLCAGMAAVLFVFVGVVTYFNIPDHSLIDRIIESVLSGVTLAMAMIPEEFPVILTIFLSMGAWRLAKKNSLVRKLPSVETLGAVSVLCVDKTGTITMNQMTVTDTWSLISDSKKLTQVMGMGCKPDAYDPMEKAMISYCEKQGITRDTLFGGELIKEYAFTDELKMMGHVWKNGDNIVVVAKGSPEHILTICKLTAEDRKIAENKIIEMSIQGLRVIAVGQMLLNSKNDIPDTLMECSLQLCGMVGLADPPRESVKEDIKTCTKAGVRVVMITGDNGITASSIAKQINMPNSDKIITGDDLNKMSDEQLRERVKDVSVFSRVVPEHKMRIVKAFKENGEIVAMTGDGVNDAPALKYADIGIAMGKRGSEVSREAADLILLDDNFSTIVDTIKDGRRIYDNIRKAVGYVFTIHIPIALSSLFAPLLGISPASLLLLPLHVVLLELVIDPTCSIVLERQPAEQDIMERPPRDPNEKLLTAKILFKSLMQGFVIFGASFGTYFAFLKQFPDNAPIARAMGLTIILLANVLLVQVNSSNSEFAIKSFMRLIKDKVMLAVNLGTIIGLIVMLYTPLSGSLKLAPLSLNQLIIAVVIAIASVIWYELIKVVKYIKK; encoded by the coding sequence ATGACAGAACAAGAAATCAAAGAACTTCAAGGACTTACTTCTCAAGAAGCAAAAAAGCTTCAAGAAGAATTTGGCAAGAATGAACTTGTGGCTGAAAAAAAGGAAAGCTTTGTGCATAAGATTTTTCACGTTATTACCGAGCCAATGTTTTTATTGTTAATTATTGCAGCTGGAATCTATTTTATTCTAGGAGAACCTAAAGATGGTGCTATCATGCTTGTTTTCGTGGTTGGAATTATTAGCATTGAGGTAATTCAAGAATGGAAAACTGATAAAACATTAAAGGCATTAAAAGATTTATCAGCTCCGCATATCAAAGTACTTCGAGACGGAATAGAAAAAACAATTAATAGTGCAGACTTAGTACCTAGTGACATAATGTATATCGCTGAAGGTGTTAAAGTGCCTGCTGATGGTGTGGTTTTAAGGGCAAGTACTCTTTGTGTTGATGAGTCATCCCTCACTGGAGAGGCAGAAGGAGTTTGGAAAGTTACTACAGAGAATAAAGATAAAAATAGCACTGATTATTGGCGTACTGACTATTGCTACGCAGGAACTCTTGTTACACAAGGTACTGGAGTTGTATTAGTAGATAAAATAGGCTCAGAAACTGAATATGGGAAAATAGGACAGAATGTTATGTCGGCTCCAGATAGCCCAACACCACTTCAAAAACAAATAGGGAAAATAGTAAAACTATGTGCAGGAATGGCAGCAGTTTTATTTGTTTTTGTTGGAGTTGTTACGTATTTTAATATACCAGATCACAGCCTTATTGATAGGATTATAGAAAGTGTTTTATCAGGAGTAACTCTTGCTATGGCAATGATACCAGAAGAGTTTCCAGTTATTCTAACAATATTTCTATCAATGGGAGCTTGGAGACTTGCTAAGAAAAATTCCCTTGTTAGAAAATTACCATCAGTAGAAACTCTAGGTGCTGTTTCTGTTCTTTGCGTTGATAAAACAGGTACAATAACAATGAATCAAATGACAGTTACAGATACTTGGAGTTTAATAAGTGATTCAAAAAAATTGACTCAGGTAATGGGGATGGGTTGTAAACCGGATGCCTATGACCCAATGGAAAAGGCTATGATATCCTATTGTGAAAAACAAGGAATTACAAGAGATACTCTTTTTGGCGGAGAGCTTATAAAAGAATATGCTTTTACTGATGAATTGAAAATGATGGGTCACGTTTGGAAAAATGGAGATAATATTGTAGTTGTAGCAAAAGGTTCACCTGAGCATATTTTAACAATATGTAAATTAACGGCTGAGGATAGAAAAATAGCAGAAAACAAAATAATAGAAATGTCTATTCAAGGTCTTCGTGTTATTGCAGTAGGACAAATGCTGTTAAATAGCAAAAATGATATACCTGATACACTTATGGAATGTAGTCTACAGCTTTGTGGAATGGTTGGTCTTGCAGATCCTCCAAGAGAATCAGTAAAAGAAGATATTAAAACTTGTACCAAAGCTGGGGTTCGTGTAGTTATGATAACAGGAGATAACGGAATCACTGCTAGCTCTATTGCAAAGCAAATTAATATGCCAAACAGTGATAAAATTATTACTGGTGATGATCTTAATAAAATGAGTGACGAACAACTTCGTGAAAGAGTTAAAGATGTAAGCGTCTTTTCTAGAGTTGTACCTGAGCATAAAATGAGGATAGTTAAAGCCTTTAAGGAAAATGGAGAAATAGTTGCAATGACCGGTGATGGTGTTAATGATGCTCCTGCTCTTAAATATGCAGACATAGGTATTGCTATGGGGAAACGTGGTTCAGAAGTTTCAAGAGAAGCAGCGGATTTAATTTTGCTTGATGACAATTTCTCTACTATTGTTGATACAATAAAGGATGGTAGAAGAATTTATGATAACATCAGAAAAGCAGTTGGATATGTATTCACTATTCATATTCCTATTGCACTTTCTTCACTATTTGCTCCTTTATTGGGGATAAGTCCTGCAAGTCTTCTATTACTTCCATTGCATGTTGTTTTACTTGAACTGGTAATTGACCCTACTTGTTCCATTGTATTAGAAAGGCAGCCAGCTGAACAGGATATTATGGAACGACCACCACGTGATCCAAATGAAAAACTGCTAACAGCAAAAATACTTTTCAAAAGTTTGATGCAAGGCTTTGTGATATTTGGAGCATCCTTTGGAACCTATTTTGCATTTTTAAAGCAGTTTCCAGACAATGCGCCTATTGCAAGGGCAATGGGACTCACTATTATATTGTTAGCTAATGTATTATTAGTTCAAGTTAATAGTTCTAATTCAGAATTTGCAATTAAATCTTTTATGAGACTTATAAAGGATAAGGTAATGTTGGCAGTTAATTTAGGAACAATTATTGGATTAATAGTAATGTTATATACACCTCTAAGTGGTTCTTTGAAGCTTGCACCTTTATCTTTAAATCAATTAATTATAGCTGTTGTGATAGCAATAGCTTCGGTTATTTGGTATGAATTAATAAAGGTTGTGAAATATATAAAAAAATAA
- a CDS encoding zinc ribbon domain-containing protein, translated as MSHISKYALTEILVCSECGHPYRRQVWSKYGQKSAVWRCENRLKNGTKASCKNSPTLKEEPLHNAIMTAINNVVENNGDFIGAFRENVIRVMGGYSTKDIPTEYDDQIESLQKEMLFLIEENAKQGAVAEDFDDEYKRISEEINELKKAKLRLVQEKKQADRYEQRLMEMDSTLKTVRPQVKEFDEELVRRLIKSIKVNKGERLRIQFESGIVMEQIVDYYD; from the coding sequence ATGTCACATATCTCTAAATATGCCTTAACAGAGATTCTAGTCTGTAGTGAATGTGGACATCCCTACAGACGACAGGTATGGTCCAAATATGGACAAAAATCTGCAGTATGGCGATGTGAAAACAGACTAAAAAATGGAACAAAAGCAAGCTGTAAGAATTCACCTACTCTAAAGGAAGAACCACTACATAATGCTATAATGACAGCTATTAATAATGTAGTAGAAAACAATGGAGATTTTATAGGAGCATTCAGAGAAAATGTCATAAGAGTAATGGGTGGATACTCCACCAAAGATATCCCAACAGAATATGATGATCAAATAGAATCCTTACAAAAAGAAATGCTATTTTTAATCGAAGAAAACGCAAAACAAGGAGCTGTAGCAGAAGATTTTGATGACGAATACAAAAGGATATCAGAAGAGATAAATGAGCTGAAAAAGGCAAAATTAAGGCTCGTACAGGAGAAAAAGCAAGCAGATAGATATGAACAACGGCTAATGGAGATGGACAGCACTTTAAAGACTGTGAGACCACAGGTAAAAGAATTTGATGAGGAGTTGGTAAGAAGGTTAATTAAGAGCATAAAAGTAAACAAAGGCGAAAGGTTGAGGATACAGTTTGAATCAGGAATTGTTATGGAACAGATTGTGGATTACTATGATTAA
- a CDS encoding tyrosine-type recombinase/integrase, translating to MKKKLDELTSEVLNELEASGYSKLTRDNFRYFWNGMVRYFESKNIYEFNSEIAMEYFEIRCSNTDLKKRSENFIKRAILILDHYNNYGEIPLRCYTPITKLNNPKYIEILNNYGKYLAEGEYSSRTVEGYLRNVVGFIQFLEGNEYLCIDKWSAEIMFKYIETLSEFKKATIKHKTGSVRLFLRYLYLENITKVDLSQYIGTIRGTYHQKIPSFWTKNEVNQLLAAIDQNNPNEKRDYAMILLVARLGLRSSDVKKLKFENLHWKENQIVIIQSKTGEPLTLPLLRDVGWAIIDYVQNARPKVDNQHIFLRHLPPYTELSERNHLYKTIEKYMMRAKLPISAKKRNGMHSLRHSLATTLMEENVPLSDISGILGHTSVDSTSIYLNVDINRLRDCALEVNNLGVDQDGKF from the coding sequence ATGAAAAAGAAATTAGATGAACTAACTAGTGAAGTTTTAAATGAACTTGAGGCTTCAGGTTACAGTAAATTAACAAGGGACAATTTTAGATATTTCTGGAATGGTATGGTTCGATATTTTGAGAGTAAAAACATTTATGAATTTAACTCTGAAATTGCAATGGAATATTTTGAAATTAGATGTAGCAACACAGATTTAAAAAAACGCAGTGAAAATTTTATTAAAAGAGCTATTTTAATTTTAGACCATTACAATAATTATGGCGAAATTCCCCTAAGATGCTACACTCCTATAACCAAACTGAACAATCCCAAATATATTGAAATCTTAAATAATTATGGGAAATACCTGGCAGAAGGAGAATATTCTTCCCGTACCGTTGAAGGATATCTAAGAAATGTTGTAGGGTTTATACAATTTTTAGAGGGAAATGAATATTTGTGCATAGATAAGTGGTCTGCAGAAATTATGTTTAAATATATTGAAACACTTTCAGAATTTAAAAAAGCCACTATTAAACACAAGACAGGTTCTGTAAGATTGTTTTTACGTTACTTGTATCTAGAAAATATTACAAAGGTGGATTTGTCACAATATATTGGTACCATAAGAGGAACTTATCATCAAAAAATACCATCTTTTTGGACAAAAAATGAAGTGAATCAATTACTAGCTGCGATAGACCAAAACAATCCAAACGAAAAAAGGGACTATGCTATGATTTTACTTGTAGCTAGACTGGGACTTAGAAGCAGTGATGTAAAGAAACTAAAATTTGAGAATTTACACTGGAAAGAAAATCAAATAGTTATTATACAATCAAAAACTGGTGAGCCCCTTACACTACCTCTTTTAAGAGATGTGGGCTGGGCAATTATTGATTATGTTCAAAATGCCAGACCAAAGGTAGATAATCAACATATATTTTTAAGGCATTTACCACCCTATACTGAACTTTCCGAAAGAAATCATCTTTACAAAACAATAGAAAAGTATATGATGAGAGCAAAACTTCCCATAAGTGCTAAAAAAAGAAACGGTATGCATTCTCTGAGACATTCCCTGGCAACTACCCTTATGGAGGAAAATGTACCCTTAAGCGATATATCTGGTATATTAGGGCATACTTCAGTGGATTCTACATCAATATATCTAAATGTTGATATTAATAGACTCAGAGATTGTGCTCTTGAAGTTAATAACTTGGGGGTAGACCAAGATGGCAAATTTTAA
- a CDS encoding tyrosine-type recombinase/integrase, which yields MANFNDFTFNSGFASDIGAFIKLKHGLGNIYYSPSIVLKSFDKFCYENFKYENILSKNIVMAWYQLGVDKYLTPKTLRLNMTPISHLAKYQCDKGIPAYIFPTKSLPPEKRYTPHIYSTEELTRFFNATDRCNITHQNPNRHLIMPVFFRLLYSCGLRVSEATNLLTDNVDLENGILKIMESKNDGERLVPLSEDMHERCKNYYQSVHFSNPHKYFFPSKTDDPIKYMNIYGNFRRFLRNAEISHGGRNNQIRMHDFRHTFAVHCLRNWVLEGKDLNTCYPYLKAYMGHTLFRYTAYYLRITAEIYPMIEETLEKHYPDIIPFSGGEEYEGF from the coding sequence ATGGCAAATTTTAATGACTTTACATTTAATAGTGGATTTGCAAGTGATATTGGAGCTTTTATTAAACTAAAACATGGATTAGGAAATATATACTATAGCCCTTCCATAGTTTTAAAATCCTTTGATAAGTTTTGTTATGAAAATTTTAAGTATGAAAATATCCTATCTAAGAATATAGTAATGGCGTGGTATCAGTTGGGAGTTGATAAATATCTAACTCCCAAAACTTTACGGTTAAATATGACTCCCATAAGCCATCTAGCAAAATATCAATGTGATAAGGGTATTCCAGCATATATCTTCCCAACTAAAAGCTTACCTCCAGAAAAAAGATATACCCCTCACATATACAGCACAGAGGAGCTTACTAGGTTTTTCAATGCGACAGATAGATGTAATATTACTCATCAAAATCCAAATAGACATTTAATAATGCCTGTGTTTTTTAGATTATTGTATTCTTGCGGTCTTCGAGTTTCAGAAGCAACTAATTTATTAACTGATAATGTTGATTTAGAAAATGGCATACTAAAGATTATGGAATCAAAAAATGATGGTGAAAGACTTGTTCCATTATCAGAAGATATGCATGAAAGATGCAAAAATTATTATCAATCGGTTCATTTCAGTAATCCACACAAATACTTTTTTCCTTCAAAAACGGATGATCCCATTAAATATATGAATATTTATGGTAATTTTCGTAGATTTTTAAGAAATGCAGAAATTTCTCATGGTGGAAGGAATAATCAAATACGAATGCATGATTTTAGGCATACTTTTGCTGTTCATTGCCTTAGAAATTGGGTACTAGAAGGCAAAGATTTAAATACTTGTTATCCTTATTTAAAAGCATATATGGGACATACATTATTTAGATATACAGCCTATTATCTGAGAATCACGGCTGAAATATATCCAATGATAGAAGAAACCTTAGAGAAACATTACCCAGATATTATTCCGTTTTCCGGAGGTGAAGAATATGAAGGTTTCTGA
- a CDS encoding site-specific integrase: MKVSDFSYHLTNFLTTYMSGQRNASINSIKSYRDAFKLFLTFCKEEKDIVPERLTLSKISPQIIKEYYDWLEKSRGCSITSRNHRRTAVNSFFRYLQIEAPEHLFLCQKILAIPQKRTPKTVVGYLTPEEMKSLLALPSRSISSERKELVILTVLYDTGARVSELCDLKVRDIRLEPPSIITLIGKGEKTRHVPIMKNTVLLLKQYLSDLGYSDTKNVNIPLFINCHHAPYTRKGISYIIKKYENRAIESSIHLSDFKITPHIFRHSKAMHLYQAGIDLIYIRDILGHVDISTTEIYAKIDTERKRDALEKAYPEITASTLSDWNDDNDLIEKLSKLV, translated from the coding sequence ATGAAGGTTTCTGATTTTTCTTATCACCTAACAAACTTTCTAACAACATATATGTCTGGTCAAAGAAATGCAAGTATCAATTCAATCAAAAGTTATCGGGATGCATTTAAATTGTTTTTAACATTTTGTAAAGAAGAAAAAGATATTGTACCTGAGAGATTAACCCTTTCAAAAATCTCACCACAGATTATAAAGGAATACTATGATTGGCTTGAAAAATCTCGAGGCTGCAGCATAACTTCAAGGAATCATAGAAGAACAGCAGTAAATTCATTTTTTAGATATTTACAAATTGAAGCACCTGAGCATTTATTCTTGTGCCAGAAAATACTTGCTATTCCCCAAAAAAGAACCCCTAAAACAGTGGTTGGATATTTGACACCAGAAGAAATGAAATCCTTATTAGCTCTTCCAAGTCGCTCAATTTCATCTGAAAGAAAAGAGCTTGTAATATTAACTGTACTATATGATACAGGAGCAAGGGTTAGTGAGCTATGTGACCTTAAAGTTAGGGATATTCGCCTTGAACCACCTTCAATTATCACATTGATTGGGAAAGGAGAAAAAACAAGACATGTTCCAATAATGAAAAATACTGTTTTACTATTAAAACAATATCTATCAGATTTAGGATATTCAGATACGAAAAATGTAAATATTCCCTTATTCATAAATTGCCACCATGCTCCATACACAAGAAAAGGAATTTCATATATTATTAAAAAATATGAGAATCGTGCTATTGAATCCTCAATACATCTTTCTGACTTCAAAATTACTCCGCATATTTTCAGGCATTCAAAGGCGATGCATTTATATCAGGCAGGGATTGACTTGATTTATATTAGAGATATATTAGGGCATGTTGATATTTCTACAACAGAGATCTATGCAAAAATTGATACGGAACGAAAAAGAGATGCCCTAGAAAAAGCATATCCTGAAATTACTGCATCCACACTTTCAGATTGGAATGACGATAATGATTTGATTGAAAAGTTGTCTAAATTAGTTTAA